GCAGCGTGGCGGTGCCCCCGGCAATGGAGCCGGTGGCGTCCAAGGTGGCAACGCCGTTGGAAACCGTTACTGGCGAGGGGCCCAGCATGTACTGGCCGTCGGCCAGACCGGCAGCCGCCATCGAATCGGTGACGAGCAGGATATTGTCGGCGCCGACAAGATCGAACACGGTCTTGACTGTCTCTGGGTCCAGATGCGTGTTGTCGGCAACGAGTTCCACAGCCGCATTCCCGGCGCTGGCAACACGCAAGCATGCTGCTACGGGTCCGGGGAGCGGTGGTGCATGGGAGGCATGCCGTTGAAAAGGTGAGTCACGGTGGGGCGTCCGGAGACGCCGTCGAACCCGGTGGAATCCAAACCTTCGCGGGCCTGCTCCAACGACGCAGCAGCGGTCACCGTGTCACAATTTGTGTGACCAACTGACGGGTGATGCCGTGACTCGTGAGTAAGTCCACAAGATCGGGGGCACCGGGAAGCTCGGGTGCGTACGTCATGGTGGTGATGGAGCCGCGTCCAGCCTCAATGAGAGCCGTCATGAGCTCAAGGTCCGGGTCGAGCAAGAAGGCCGGGTTCTGTGCCCCGCATCGAGCGTGAGAGAGGAAGGGGCCTTCGAGGTGAATGCCTGCCAACAGGCCCTCTTCGGTCATCGTGGCGTAGAGGCCGATGCCCTTGATGAGGTCCTCGGGGAGGCAGTCACCATGCTGGCGAGCAGCGTGGTGGTGCCCGCCCGGTGGAGGAAGTCCACGGCTACGCGGGCCGAGGTTTCCTCGCCACTGGGGAAATCGCCGCCGTTGCCGCCGTGGTTGTGCACATCAATCAGGCCGGGGATGATGCGCTGGCCGGTGGGCAAGGAAATGACGTTGGCGGCGTCCATGTCGGCCTGGCCAAATTCAGGCTCATCAAAATGGTCGGCCCGGCCTGCATACACAATCCTGTCACCGTCAATGGCGAGCAATCCGCCGTCAATGATGCCGTGATCGGTGACAAGGGCACCCTGAATCAGAATTTTCGTGGACACGGGGGCAGGCGAGGGAACAGTCATGGGCCCAAGTCTAGTCAAGACGGACCCGAAAGTGCCTTAAAAAAGACGTGAGGCGCTGTCATCCACGCCGCGCATGGCGTCGTAATCGAGGGTTTTGCACTCAATACCGCGGTCGGTGGCAAGAGTTTTGGCCTGCGGCTTGATCTGCTGGGCAGCAAAGATGCCGCGGACCGGAGCCAGCAGTGGATCGCGGTTGAGTAGTTCTAGGTAGCGGGTCAGTTGCTCCACCCCATCAATGTCGCCGCGGCGCTTGAGTTCAATGGCCACCGTGGCACCGTTGGCGTCTCGGGCCAGAATGTCCACCGGACCGATGGCTGTGAAGTACTCCCGGCGAATCAAGGTGAAGCCGGTGCCGAGTAGTTCAATTTGTGCTGCCAACAGGCGCTGCAGATCGGCTTCAACGCCGTCCTTGATCAGACCCGGATCCGTGCCTAGATCGTGGCTGGATTCGTGGAGCTCTTCATAAATATTGATGATGAGCTGCTCATCGGCCTTCGTGGACTTCACAATCCACTGCGAAATCACACCCTCTTCCAGCTCGGCCTCATCAGGACCCACAGTTCGCAGGGTGGCTGGCGGGCTCATCCAGTTCAGCGGCTTGTAAGAGCCGCCGTCGGAATGCACCAGAACGGAGCCGTCAGCCTTGACCAACAGGAGCCGAACGGCGAGGGGAAGATGGGCTTTGAGGCGACCGACGTAATCGACGGAGCACTTTGCAATGACTAAACGCACGCCCTCCACTCTATCCCCACGCCCTCCCAAAGCTCGTACCTCGCTTCGGGGCCCTAGGTGCGTGGGCCGAGCTCAGCTTCGCGCAGGACCTGCCAGTGCGGCACAATGGAAGAATGCCCCGCTCGAACCATCCACGCCGCCGTACCTCCAATGCCAGGGGCTCTAGCAAGTCGCCGGGGCGGGGGCCACAGGGCGGTGGGGCGGTGGACGAGGACGGCGACGGCTTTGATATGAACCGAGCCAGGCTGGGCACTACCGCCACTGAATCAGCGCCCGACGGCGTCTGGGCAGTACGGACCATCAGCGCCGGGAACGCTCAGAAGTCATATACCTGCCCGGGGTGTCACCGTGCGGTTCCGCCCGGCTTGGCTCATCTGGTGGTGTGGCAAGAGGATGCCATGTTCGGTGCCGAGGCAGGATTGCGCGACCGCAGACACTGGCACAGCAATTGCTGGCGTGGGCGAAGCTACCGGTACAGGTAGGCTGGGCGCATGGTTTTTGATCCTAGCTCCCTTGACTTTGTTGATGCCGGCGTCCCTGTGCCGGTCCGCGCCTCCACCATCTTGCCCGCTGTGCGCGAGAACATTGAGCTGAGAACCGCAGACGGCCTGACCTTGGTGGGTGAATTGGCGCTGCCGGCCGACGGCGTCATCCGGGCCACGCTGATCACGCTGCATCCA
The Arthrobacter alpinus genome window above contains:
- the nucS gene encoding endonuclease NucS — encoded protein: MRLVIAKCSVDYVGRLKAHLPLAVRLLLVKADGSVLVHSDGGSYKPLNWMSPPATLRTVGPDEAELEEGVISQWIVKSTKADEQLIINIYEELHESSHDLGTDPGLIKDGVEADLQRLLAAQIELLGTGFTLIRREYFTAIGPVDILARDANGATVAIELKRRGDIDGVEQLTRYLELLNRDPLLAPVRGIFAAQQIKPQAKTLATDRGIECKTLDYDAMRGVDDSASRLF
- a CDS encoding ATP/GTP-binding protein — protein: MPRSNHPRRRTSNARGSSKSPGRGPQGGGAVDEDGDGFDMNRARLGTTATESAPDGVWAVRTISAGNAQKSYTCPGCHRAVPPGLAHLVVWQEDAMFGAEAGLRDRRHWHSNCWRGRSYRYR